A stretch of the Bacillus sp. FJAT-18017 genome encodes the following:
- a CDS encoding PhoH family protein: protein MSKIYVLDTNVLLQDPYSLFSFENNEVVIPAVVLEEVDSKKRYMDEVGRNARQVSRLIDGLRETGKLHEKIPLENGGNLRIELNHRSFHELQEIFTEKTNDNRILAVAKNLFLEEQAKENGKTVILVSKDALVRVKADAIGLNAEDFLNDRVVEADHLYDGFQEVLIPLELINAFYKSGELPVTQLGKQRFYPNQFVIMKDSLGSSASALGLIDKSVRVAKKLVGKHEHVWGIHSRNVQQTMALELLLRKDLPLVTLIGKAGTGKTLLALAAGLMQIEDLKEFKKLLVARPIVPLGKDLGFLPGEKQEKLRPWMQPIYDNLEFLFNTKKPGELDAILAGLGSIEVEGLTYIRGRSLPDQYIIIDEAQNLTKHEVKTILTRVGEGSKIVLMGDPEQIDHPYLDAYNNGLTYVVEKFKDQPIAGHVKLLKGERSGLARLAADLL from the coding sequence TTGAGTAAAATATATGTATTGGACACCAATGTATTGTTGCAGGACCCGTATTCACTTTTTTCATTTGAGAACAATGAAGTTGTTATTCCTGCAGTTGTACTAGAGGAAGTCGATTCGAAAAAACGGTATATGGATGAGGTGGGCCGCAATGCCCGCCAGGTATCAAGGCTAATAGACGGCCTCAGGGAAACAGGGAAACTCCATGAAAAAATTCCTTTGGAAAATGGCGGGAATCTCCGAATAGAATTAAATCACAGATCATTTCATGAACTTCAGGAGATTTTCACAGAAAAAACGAATGATAACAGAATTTTGGCGGTAGCGAAGAATTTGTTCTTAGAGGAACAGGCGAAGGAGAATGGAAAAACTGTCATTCTAGTCAGTAAGGATGCGCTTGTGCGCGTTAAGGCAGACGCTATTGGACTGAATGCGGAGGATTTCCTTAATGATCGCGTTGTTGAAGCTGACCATTTATATGATGGTTTTCAGGAGGTTTTAATTCCGCTTGAGTTAATAAATGCATTTTACAAGAGCGGAGAGCTCCCTGTCACCCAGCTTGGCAAACAGAGATTTTACCCCAATCAATTTGTAATCATGAAGGATTCCCTTGGAAGTTCGGCTTCCGCTTTAGGACTTATAGACAAGTCTGTCAGGGTTGCAAAAAAACTAGTAGGTAAACATGAACATGTTTGGGGGATTCACTCGCGAAACGTTCAACAAACGATGGCATTAGAGCTCTTGTTGAGGAAGGACCTTCCACTAGTAACCCTGATAGGCAAAGCTGGAACCGGAAAGACGCTGCTGGCGCTTGCAGCCGGGTTAATGCAGATTGAAGATCTTAAGGAATTTAAAAAACTGCTCGTTGCCCGGCCAATTGTTCCGCTCGGAAAGGACCTTGGTTTCTTACCTGGAGAAAAACAAGAGAAGCTCCGGCCCTGGATGCAGCCAATTTATGATAATCTTGAGTTTTTATTCAATACGAAGAAACCTGGTGAACTGGATGCCATCCTAGCAGGGCTTGGCTCAATTGAGGTGGAAGGGTTGACTTATATTAGGGGCCGAAGCCTTCCGGATCAGTATATAATTATTGATGAAGCCCAAAATCTTACCAAACACGAAGTTAAAACGATACTTACCAGAGTAGGGGAAGGAAGTAAAATAGTCCTGATGGGCGACCCGGAGCAAATTGATCATCCTTATCTCGATGCATATAATAATGGGCTCACATATGTGGTTGAAAAATTTAAGGATCAGCCAATTGCCGGCCATGTGAAGCTATTGAAAGGTGAGCGATCAGGACTTGCAAGGCTTGCGGCGGATTTATTATAA
- a CDS encoding YhcN/YlaJ family sporulation lipoprotein has translation MRNFTLLAVLLFLISGCGANGQSAQNQKNNNENQVKVQRVETTETDRETGKLAARRLEKLAAAVPEVNGANAVVLGRYAIVGIDINAGVERSEAGVIKYSVAEALKDDPHGARAMVVADPDMNARLKEISADIDAGRPIQGIMYELADIAGRLVPEVPARHPQPEIGNEVDEPKNQLNSNERKKLEQKQEEESNYQK, from the coding sequence ATGCGAAATTTCACTTTGTTAGCCGTGCTCCTTTTCCTGATTTCGGGATGCGGAGCAAATGGACAGTCGGCACAAAATCAGAAGAATAACAATGAGAATCAAGTGAAAGTACAAAGGGTTGAAACGACAGAGACTGACAGGGAAACTGGAAAACTCGCTGCAAGGCGGCTTGAGAAATTGGCGGCGGCTGTTCCCGAAGTAAATGGCGCCAATGCAGTTGTACTTGGCCGCTACGCAATTGTCGGCATAGATATTAATGCGGGAGTTGAAAGGTCGGAAGCAGGCGTTATTAAATATTCAGTTGCGGAGGCACTTAAGGATGACCCCCATGGAGCTCGTGCCATGGTTGTTGCCGACCCGGATATGAATGCAAGACTAAAAGAAATATCCGCTGATATCGACGCTGGGAGGCCCATTCAGGGGATCATGTATGAGTTAGCTGATATAGCAGGCAGGCTAGTCCCTGAAGTTCCTGCGAGGCATCCACAACCTGAAATTGGTAACGAAGTCGACGAACCCAAAAACCAGCTGAATTCAAATGAGAGAAAAAAACTTGAACAAAAACAAGAAGAAGAATCAAACTATCAAAAATAA
- the coxB gene encoding cytochrome c oxidase subunit II, which produces MKRLANWRLVSIFSMLALFLSGCGKPFLSTLQPAGEVAEMQYGLMKLSTGIMVGVILVVTVLFVLVLLKFRRKSEDEIPKQVEGNHTLEIVWTVIPILLLLILAVPTVSATFKLADVSEAEKKNSDALVINVRANLYWWEFEYPNQKIVTSQDLVVPTDEKVYFNLKASDVKHSFWIPAVGGKMDTNTDTLNKFWLEFDSQKANEAGNLFYGKCAELCGPSHALMDFKVKAVSRDEFDSWVTAMQDVKEPAAATTADAQAGQEIFNQSCLSCHAVTPANTTPEAARMGPNLTNFGDRELVAGILPHDKENLKNWIKNPEKYKPGNKMTGQYGKLDEKQLDQLAEYLMGLKVQE; this is translated from the coding sequence ATGAAAAGGCTTGCGAATTGGCGCTTGGTATCAATTTTTTCAATGTTGGCGCTATTCCTATCGGGCTGTGGAAAGCCATTCCTGTCCACACTGCAGCCTGCGGGAGAAGTTGCGGAAATGCAATACGGATTAATGAAGCTCAGTACCGGTATCATGGTAGGAGTTATCCTTGTTGTGACAGTACTGTTCGTTCTAGTGTTGCTTAAATTCCGCCGTAAAAGTGAAGATGAAATTCCGAAACAAGTTGAAGGAAATCACACACTTGAAATCGTTTGGACTGTTATCCCAATCTTATTGTTATTAATTTTGGCTGTCCCTACTGTATCAGCTACTTTCAAGCTTGCTGATGTTTCCGAAGCGGAAAAGAAAAATTCGGATGCGCTCGTTATCAATGTACGTGCGAATTTATACTGGTGGGAATTTGAATATCCTAACCAGAAAATCGTTACGAGCCAGGATCTTGTCGTGCCGACAGATGAAAAGGTTTACTTTAACCTTAAGGCTTCCGACGTTAAACATTCCTTCTGGATTCCAGCAGTTGGGGGAAAGATGGATACAAACACGGACACGTTGAATAAATTTTGGCTGGAATTTGACTCGCAGAAAGCCAATGAAGCAGGAAACCTCTTCTATGGTAAGTGTGCAGAATTATGCGGACCATCACATGCCTTAATGGATTTCAAAGTAAAAGCAGTTTCACGCGATGAGTTCGATAGTTGGGTGACTGCAATGCAGGATGTAAAGGAACCTGCTGCGGCAACTACTGCTGATGCACAGGCTGGCCAGGAAATTTTCAATCAAAGCTGCCTGAGCTGCCATGCTGTCACTCCAGCAAACACAACACCTGAAGCAGCTAGGATGGGGCCTAACTTGACTAACTTTGGTGACCGGGAGCTTGTGGCCGGTATTCTCCCACATGATAAAGAAAACTTGAAAAACTGGATCAAAAACCCTGAGAAGTATAAGCCGGGCAACAAAATGACTGGCCAATATGGCAAGTTAGATGAAAAGCAGCTCGATCAGCTTGCAGAATATTTGATGGGATTAAAAGTTCAGGAATAA
- the cyoE gene encoding heme o synthase, whose product MSNPKAYSEASINQGSLDRSMVFKDFLALIKIGIVNSNMITTFTGLWLALEFSGMRFLENLDIVFFTLAGSSLIIAGSCAINNFYDRDIDPLMERTKSRPTVNGTVQPMKVLWLGIALIILGTISLLFTTVTAAVIGIVGVFSYVVLYTMWSKRQFVSNTIVGSVSGAVPPLIGWAAIDSNLDPVAWALFALMFIWQPPHFYALAMRRVEEYRAAGVPMLPVVKGFGTTKLHIVLWVAALLPIPLFLTSLGIPFLVLATLLNIGWLALGIYGYMMKDDIKWAKLMFVYSLQYVTIIFTAMVIVTVI is encoded by the coding sequence ATGTCCAATCCGAAGGCATACAGTGAGGCTTCGATTAATCAAGGCAGCCTTGATAGGTCAATGGTATTTAAAGATTTTCTGGCCTTAATTAAAATTGGAATTGTAAATTCAAATATGATAACAACGTTTACTGGGTTATGGCTTGCACTGGAATTTTCGGGCATGCGTTTCCTGGAAAACCTTGATATAGTTTTTTTCACACTTGCAGGATCATCCCTTATTATAGCGGGATCGTGTGCAATCAATAATTTTTATGACCGGGACATTGATCCTTTAATGGAACGGACAAAGAGCCGGCCTACGGTTAACGGAACCGTACAGCCCATGAAAGTCTTATGGCTGGGAATAGCGCTAATTATACTTGGGACCATCTCGTTGCTGTTTACAACAGTTACTGCTGCTGTCATAGGCATCGTTGGGGTTTTTAGTTATGTCGTCCTTTATACGATGTGGTCAAAGCGACAGTTTGTTTCGAACACGATTGTAGGAAGTGTATCCGGGGCAGTACCGCCACTGATTGGCTGGGCTGCTATTGACAGTAATCTGGACCCGGTTGCATGGGCGCTGTTTGCACTAATGTTTATCTGGCAGCCGCCGCATTTTTATGCTCTTGCAATGAGAAGGGTGGAAGAATACAGGGCAGCAGGCGTTCCGATGCTACCGGTTGTAAAAGGATTTGGAACTACTAAACTCCATATAGTCCTTTGGGTTGCTGCACTGCTTCCAATACCACTTTTCCTGACTTCCCTTGGAATCCCGTTTCTAGTGCTGGCCACCTTGCTTAATATTGGCTGGTTAGCATTGGGGATTTATGGATATATGATGAAAGATGATATCAAATGGGCGAAGCTTATGTTTGTGTACTCGCTGCAATACGTAACAATCATATTTACAGCGATGGTCATTGTAACAGTCATTTAG
- a CDS encoding YlaH-like family protein, translating into METLLNDRLSFFAALFNVEENGTWPLYLTIVVLSIIVYKLGFAKKLPLLKQAVIYIFLALGGTILTALGIFLPVAEGLVVAALILIIYKIRLHQERKESKQA; encoded by the coding sequence ATGGAAACATTGCTGAATGATCGGCTATCCTTTTTTGCAGCTCTTTTCAATGTGGAGGAAAACGGAACTTGGCCTTTGTATTTGACAATTGTTGTACTTTCCATCATTGTATACAAGCTTGGTTTCGCAAAAAAACTCCCATTGTTAAAACAGGCAGTTATCTATATCTTTCTTGCTTTGGGTGGAACTATCCTGACAGCATTGGGCATTTTTCTTCCTGTCGCTGAAGGGTTGGTTGTAGCGGCGCTTATCCTTATAATTTATAAGATCCGCCTCCACCAGGAAAGGAAAGAAAGTAAACAAGCTTGA
- a CDS encoding YlaN family protein — MASEMIINHQEKAQALLQADAEKILKLIKVQMDNLTMPQCPLYEEVLDTQMFGLSREIDFAIRLGLIDERDGKAILEKLERELSALHEASLRK, encoded by the coding sequence TTGGCATCCGAAATGATCATTAATCATCAGGAAAAAGCGCAGGCCTTGTTGCAGGCTGATGCTGAAAAAATATTAAAATTAATTAAAGTCCAAATGGATAACTTAACGATGCCCCAGTGTCCTCTTTATGAAGAGGTATTGGACACGCAGATGTTTGGCCTATCCAGGGAAATAGATTTTGCTATTAGACTTGGTCTTATAGATGAAAGGGATGGGAAGGCCATCCTTGAAAAGTTGGAAAGGGAGCTGTCAGCCCTTCACGAAGCATCTTTAAGAAAATGA
- the ctaD gene encoding cytochrome c oxidase subunit I, giving the protein MSTYAQKRGFGAVLWDYLTTVDHKKIAILYLIAGGFFFIVGGLEAMVIRIQLAVPDNDFVSAGLYNEILTMHGTTMIFLAAMPLLFAFMNAVVPIQIGARDVAFPFLNSLGFWLFFFGGVFLNLSWFMGGAPDAGWTSYASLSIYSEGHGIDFYVLGLQISGFGTLIAGINFLVTIINMRAPGMTYMRMPLFTWTTFVASALILFAFPPLTVGLTLMMFDRLFGANFFDVANGGNTVIWEHLFWIFGHPEVYILILPAFGIFSEIFSIFSRKRLFGYSSMVFATVLIGFLGFMVWAHHMFTTGLGPIANSIFAVATMAIAVPTGIKIFNWLLTMWGGSIKFTTPMLYAVAFIPSFTAGGVTGIMLASAAQDYQYHDTYFVVAHFHYVIVGGVVLALLAGTHLWWPKIFGTMLNETLGKITFWLFLIGFHLTFFIQHFLGLWGMPRRIFKFLPGQGLDAGNFVSTVGAFLMAAGVIVLLYNIVMTQVKNVRVGADPWEDGRTLEWAVASPPPFYNFKQTPLVRGLDALWLEKMEGKKGMMPAEPVGDIHMPNSSFVPFVISLGLFIAAFGAMYQSGDDPKAWAIPVLVLGLLITFGSMLFRSIKDDHGFHIHKEDLVDEDDRGVKA; this is encoded by the coding sequence GTGAGTACCTACGCTCAAAAAAGGGGTTTCGGGGCAGTCTTATGGGACTATTTGACGACTGTCGACCATAAAAAAATTGCAATCCTTTATTTAATAGCCGGCGGATTTTTCTTTATCGTCGGCGGGCTGGAAGCGATGGTTATCCGCATTCAGCTAGCTGTACCGGACAATGATTTTGTCAGTGCAGGGTTATATAATGAAATTTTGACAATGCATGGGACAACAATGATATTCCTTGCAGCAATGCCTTTATTATTCGCATTTATGAATGCGGTCGTACCAATACAAATCGGAGCGCGCGATGTCGCGTTTCCATTCTTGAATTCGCTTGGATTCTGGCTGTTTTTCTTTGGAGGTGTGTTCCTGAACCTTTCATGGTTCATGGGCGGCGCTCCTGATGCCGGCTGGACATCCTATGCGTCACTATCAATTTATAGCGAAGGGCACGGCATTGATTTTTATGTACTAGGACTACAAATATCCGGTTTTGGTACTTTAATTGCCGGTATCAACTTCCTTGTCACTATCATTAATATGCGTGCTCCAGGTATGACCTATATGCGTATGCCGTTGTTTACTTGGACTACTTTCGTTGCTTCAGCACTTATTCTGTTTGCGTTTCCTCCATTAACAGTAGGTTTAACGCTAATGATGTTTGATCGCCTGTTCGGCGCCAACTTCTTTGATGTTGCAAATGGGGGCAACACTGTCATTTGGGAACATTTATTCTGGATTTTCGGACACCCTGAAGTTTATATCCTTATACTTCCGGCGTTCGGTATCTTTTCTGAAATATTCTCAATTTTTTCAAGGAAGCGCCTATTCGGATACTCCTCGATGGTATTTGCGACTGTCCTGATTGGTTTCCTTGGCTTCATGGTATGGGCTCACCACATGTTTACAACAGGGCTCGGCCCGATTGCCAACTCTATTTTCGCGGTTGCAACAATGGCAATTGCTGTGCCAACGGGTATTAAGATCTTTAACTGGCTCCTTACAATGTGGGGAGGAAGCATTAAATTCACAACACCTATGTTATATGCAGTTGCGTTTATTCCAAGTTTCACTGCAGGTGGCGTAACTGGTATCATGCTTGCGTCTGCAGCACAGGATTACCAGTACCATGATACGTATTTCGTTGTCGCTCACTTCCATTATGTTATCGTTGGTGGTGTCGTATTAGCCCTTTTGGCTGGCACTCATTTATGGTGGCCAAAAATATTTGGAACGATGCTTAACGAAACATTGGGCAAGATTACTTTCTGGCTGTTCTTAATCGGCTTCCATCTGACATTCTTCATCCAGCATTTCCTTGGTCTTTGGGGCATGCCGCGCAGGATCTTTAAATTCTTGCCGGGACAGGGACTGGACGCAGGGAACTTCGTGAGTACTGTGGGGGCATTCTTGATGGCTGCCGGCGTCATTGTACTGCTTTATAACATCGTCATGACACAGGTAAAGAATGTCCGGGTCGGAGCAGATCCGTGGGAAGATGGAAGGACACTTGAATGGGCTGTTGCTTCACCTCCACCTTTCTACAACTTTAAGCAGACTCCGCTTGTACGGGGGTTGGATGCTCTATGGCTTGAAAAAATGGAAGGCAAAAAAGGTATGATGCCGGCAGAACCGGTCGGTGATATCCATATGCCGAATTCATCATTTGTACCGTTTGTGATTTCACTTGGTTTGTTCATTGCAGCATTTGGTGCAATGTACCAGTCAGGGGATGATCCAAAGGCCTGGGCAATCCCGGTACTAGTTCTGGGTCTCCTTATTACATTTGGCTCCATGCTATTCCGTTCTATTAAAGATGATCATGGATTCCATATTCATAAGGAAGATCTTGTTGATGAGGACGATAGGGGGGTAAAGGCATAA
- a CDS encoding YlaI family protein has product MKVKCVLCDKIESIPDDALEAKRLRNRPIHTYMCEPCHERISEKTNERIASGNFRLYRTKVNQDDF; this is encoded by the coding sequence TTGAAGGTAAAATGTGTTTTATGCGATAAAATAGAGAGCATCCCCGATGATGCGTTGGAGGCTAAACGGCTTCGAAATCGTCCGATACATACGTACATGTGCGAGCCTTGCCATGAGAGGATATCCGAAAAGACTAATGAACGGATTGCTAGCGGCAATTTCCGTTTGTATCGAACTAAAGTAAACCAGGATGATTTTTAG
- a CDS encoding COX15/CtaA family protein has translation MKRSLKWFSVATTIGMIFILLGGALVTKTDSGMGCGRSWPLCNGEIVPGDITPELVIELAHRVVSGVVGLMVLILSIWTWRAIGHIRETKFLSALSFAFLVLQGLIGAAAVVWGQSDFVLALHFGISLISFAAVFLLTLLIFEIDKKFDAERVIIDTRMAFHIIGISVYSYIVIYTGALVRHMNASLVCPSWPLCSNGVFSLPDNIYEWVQMGHRAAAGLIFLWVAYITWLTIKQYKSERVLYWGWIICLILVSLQVIAGAMIIFTRLNLYIALSHAFFITCLFGVFSYFLLLVYRSKQNQRQVNDTFQLLQPDGDMNTFKS, from the coding sequence TTGAAGCGTTCGTTGAAGTGGTTTTCGGTGGCTACAACTATCGGGATGATCTTTATCCTGCTTGGCGGAGCATTGGTAACCAAAACAGATTCCGGTATGGGCTGTGGAAGGTCGTGGCCGCTTTGCAACGGGGAAATCGTTCCTGGTGATATCACACCGGAGTTAGTCATCGAACTTGCCCACCGTGTCGTATCAGGTGTGGTTGGTTTAATGGTATTAATTCTTTCTATTTGGACTTGGCGCGCGATAGGCCATATTAGGGAAACAAAGTTCCTGTCCGCTCTGTCGTTTGCTTTTCTCGTCCTGCAAGGGCTGATTGGTGCTGCCGCTGTTGTATGGGGACAATCGGATTTTGTTTTGGCTCTCCATTTCGGGATATCGTTGATTTCATTCGCGGCTGTTTTCCTTTTAACCTTACTTATATTTGAAATTGATAAGAAGTTTGACGCAGAAAGAGTAATAATCGATACAAGAATGGCATTCCATATTATTGGTATCTCTGTTTACAGCTATATTGTCATATATACCGGCGCCCTGGTCAGGCATATGAACGCAAGTCTTGTGTGTCCTTCCTGGCCGCTTTGCTCAAATGGTGTTTTCTCTCTTCCTGACAATATTTACGAGTGGGTCCAAATGGGGCACAGAGCAGCTGCAGGGTTGATATTTTTATGGGTAGCGTATATAACCTGGCTTACGATAAAGCAATATAAATCGGAACGGGTCCTATATTGGGGATGGATAATTTGCCTTATTCTAGTATCATTACAAGTCATTGCTGGGGCAATGATTATATTCACAAGGTTAAACCTCTATATCGCCCTGTCACATGCTTTCTTTATTACATGCCTCTTCGGTGTTTTCAGTTATTTCCTGCTGCTAGTATACAGAAGTAAGCAAAATCAGCGGCAAGTTAATGATACTTTTCAACTCCTTCAGCCAGATGGGGATATGAATACCTTTAAGTCGTAA
- a CDS encoding FtsW/RodA/SpoVE family cell cycle protein: MMKNKLKSYDYTLILAIIVLSIFGLVMVYSASMGAALNRYGYEHDFFYQKQKMALLGSAAIFIVFAYVFPYRLLKKTAWLIMIVLISFGALGAVLIIGKVAGNAQSWFDLGFFSIQPAEFAKISVIIYLSAVYAKKQSYINNFNKGVVPPLAYLIIISGLIIMQPDFGTAAIVIAIAILIILSSGMNIKNIMKLVAIGAAVLTIFALGFQDWIFSEERLSRLSVLEDPFEDVKDEGFHLSNSLIAIGSGGITGLGLGQGVQKLGYLPESHTDFIIAVVAEELGLIGVAFVVLSLCFIVLKGYRIAMRCKDPFGSLLAIGISSMIGVQSIINLAGVSGVIPLTGVPLPFVSYGGSSIMQLAMSAGILVNVSMYTRLETNSKKGNVKPVPEKQPVRQKVYKARTGRSL; encoded by the coding sequence ATGATGAAAAATAAACTTAAATCCTATGATTATACGTTAATTCTGGCAATCATTGTACTTTCCATTTTTGGGTTAGTAATGGTTTATAGTGCCAGTATGGGAGCTGCGCTCAATCGGTACGGTTATGAGCACGACTTCTTTTATCAAAAGCAGAAAATGGCTTTACTTGGGTCAGCCGCCATATTTATAGTGTTTGCGTATGTTTTCCCTTACAGGCTTCTGAAAAAAACAGCTTGGCTGATTATGATTGTCCTGATTTCTTTTGGCGCACTAGGTGCTGTACTCATTATCGGCAAGGTAGCTGGAAATGCACAAAGTTGGTTTGACTTGGGATTTTTTAGTATCCAGCCAGCAGAATTTGCGAAGATTAGCGTAATTATTTACCTCTCAGCTGTATATGCCAAAAAACAAAGCTATATAAATAATTTTAATAAAGGTGTAGTTCCTCCTCTTGCGTATTTGATTATTATTTCAGGGCTGATTATCATGCAACCCGATTTTGGAACAGCTGCGATTGTTATCGCAATTGCGATTCTCATCATTCTTTCCTCAGGCATGAATATAAAAAATATTATGAAGCTTGTTGCGATAGGGGCAGCAGTATTAACGATATTCGCGCTTGGCTTTCAGGACTGGATTTTCTCTGAGGAGCGGCTTAGCCGATTATCCGTTCTTGAGGATCCCTTTGAGGATGTGAAGGATGAGGGCTTCCATTTATCGAACTCCTTGATTGCAATAGGTTCGGGAGGGATTACAGGCCTGGGATTAGGACAAGGTGTACAGAAGCTGGGGTATCTTCCAGAATCCCATACAGACTTTATTATTGCTGTCGTGGCCGAAGAGCTGGGGCTGATCGGTGTTGCATTTGTTGTACTATCCCTATGTTTCATTGTCTTAAAAGGATACCGAATTGCGATGAGATGCAAGGATCCGTTTGGCAGCCTGCTGGCAATCGGAATTTCGAGTATGATAGGCGTACAGTCAATCATTAATCTTGCAGGTGTTTCAGGAGTCATTCCCCTTACTGGGGTTCCGCTGCCATTTGTCAGCTATGGAGGTTCCTCGATTATGCAATTAGCTATGTCGGCTGGTATATTGGTGAATGTGTCCATGTATACGAGACTAGAAACCAATTCTAAAAAAGGAAATGTTAAGCCTGTACCTGAAAAACAGCCAGTCCGGCAGAAGGTATACAAAGCTAGGACAGGAAGATCACTTTAA
- a CDS encoding pyridoxamine 5'-phosphate oxidase family protein: MPNQVESKLIKPLFDELQHERFVTLATVDHETGGPNVSAISWLLAKDESTIFFAVDNRSRIIKNIRQNNSVAISVIANESTYSINGHATIKIEKIEEIPLKLALVEIKIHEVRDVMFYGSKMISEPQYDKTYDKEAAEKLDIQVMEAMKKA; this comes from the coding sequence ATGCCTAATCAAGTTGAATCAAAACTCATCAAGCCGTTATTTGATGAATTGCAGCATGAGCGTTTCGTCACACTGGCCACTGTTGATCATGAAACAGGAGGGCCCAATGTAAGTGCGATATCATGGCTGCTGGCAAAAGATGAGTCCACCATTTTCTTTGCGGTTGATAACCGTTCCAGGATTATTAAAAATATCAGACAAAACAATTCGGTAGCCATAAGTGTTATCGCAAACGAATCAACTTATTCAATTAATGGACATGCAACAATAAAAATCGAGAAAATAGAAGAAATCCCATTAAAGCTTGCGCTTGTGGAAATTAAAATACATGAGGTTCGTGATGTCATGTTTTATGGTTCAAAAATGATCAGCGAGCCGCAATATGATAAAACGTACGATAAAGAGGCCGCAGAAAAATTGGATATCCAGGTCATGGAAGCGATGAAAAAAGCTTAG